The following proteins are co-located in the Candidatus Methanogranum gryphiswaldense genome:
- a CDS encoding DNA-directed RNA polymerase, subunit E'' has product MMVGPVLRACKQCNFITEDDTCPRCGGSTSKEWQGYIAVIDHEKSDIAQKMGITANGRYALKVR; this is encoded by the coding sequence GTGATGGTCGGGCCAGTTCTTAGAGCGTGTAAACAGTGTAACTTCATCACAGAGGATGATACATGTCCCCGTTGCGGAGGGTCCACATCCAAAGAGTGGCAGGGATATATCGCGGTCATCGATCACGAGAAATCCGATATCGCTCAAAAGATGGGAATCACGGCAAATGGGAGATAT
- a CDS encoding DNA-directed RNA polymerase has protein sequence MYMLTEAERIVRIPPVELNEDISKVIDALTWETYEGRLTEEKTVTVLIRNVRSVGPGRIVHGDGAVYQTVKYEQIVFKPKDNEIIVGVVVEILKFGAFVRFGPLDGLLHISQVMDDRVDIDEVNQRLVGKDTGRTLVVGDIVKARIVSVDLNEKNPQDSKIGLTMRQPGLGKLQWLEDDRKSRLGGEE, from the coding sequence ATGTACATGTTAACAGAGGCCGAGAGGATTGTCCGTATCCCTCCTGTAGAGCTCAATGAGGATATTTCGAAAGTGATTGATGCACTTACTTGGGAGACCTACGAGGGTAGGCTAACGGAGGAGAAGACGGTCACAGTTCTCATAAGGAATGTTAGGTCCGTCGGGCCAGGTCGTATCGTCCACGGGGACGGGGCGGTCTATCAGACGGTAAAATATGAGCAGATTGTCTTTAAGCCAAAGGATAATGAGATCATCGTTGGTGTGGTAGTCGAGATCCTTAAGTTCGGAGCTTTCGTTAGGTTCGGACCGTTGGATGGACTTCTGCACATCAGCCAGGTCATGGATGACCGTGTGGACATCGATGAGGTCAACCAGAGGCTTGTCGGTAAAGATACAGGAAGAACGCTTGTTGTGGGAGATATCGTCAAAGCAAGGATCGTTAGTGTAGATCTCAACGAGAAGAATCCCCAGGACAGTAAGATCGGGCTTACCATGCGCCAGCCGGGACTCGGAAAGCTTCAATGGCTTGAGGATGACCGTAAAAGCAGACTCGGAGGCGAGGAGTGA
- a CDS encoding sodium-translocating pyrophosphatase — protein MIIDVLDTNNMLFMIPIAAVVAVFFALYFFRDLWSKDKGTPEMQKISDAIETGAMAYLKRQYKTIGIVSIILAVILAVAGLVPSFQNYLGPKVAVAFLIGAGFSILSGFIGMRVSVNANIRTASAARNSLNDAFKCSFRGGALSGIAVSALSLVGLFAVVLLFNALSGESADGSLTPTLHAVVGYAFGASFAALFAQLGGGIYTKAADVGADLVGKVEAGIPEDDPRNPAVIADLVGDNVGDCAGRGADIFESTAAEIIGAMVIGTAVVACVAGLSNNWVYLPLVLMAFGLIASLVGILVVRLPGEDADVCKALNKGYYLTIALVIVFLVITTYYLLHGECDNWYFFTIAGVVGIILGLAIVYITQYYTGDHKPVKDIAQASETGPATNVIEGISVGLESTVLPVVCIVVAIMVTYLLGYFAAPDTENKMIFGLYGTAVGTIAMLASSAFILAEDTFGPITDNAGGISEMSNQPDEVRKRTDKLDSSGNTTKALTKGYAMASAALAAFLLFAAFFEIVAEIKGTTLSEEIFVVNIGQPLIFVGGLVGAVLVFFFASLAIRAVSRAAGEMIEEVRRQFREHPGIMEGTEEPSYADCVDIATRGALRAMVLPALLPIVVPVAFGVIYRIIFGNIEGFEDYPYQAVGALIMVGTIVGILMANFLNNGGGAWDNAKKYIESGTHGGKKSPAHAAAVVGDTIGDPFKDTAGPSIHVLVKLLSTICLVTAVLFVVP, from the coding sequence ATGATAATTGACGTATTAGATACGAACAATATGTTGTTCATGATCCCTATCGCAGCGGTAGTTGCGGTATTCTTCGCATTGTATTTCTTCAGGGACCTTTGGTCAAAAGACAAAGGTACCCCCGAGATGCAGAAGATCTCCGACGCTATCGAGACCGGTGCAATGGCATATTTGAAGCGCCAGTATAAAACGATAGGAATTGTGAGCATTATTCTTGCGGTCATTCTTGCGGTCGCAGGATTAGTCCCTAGTTTTCAGAACTATCTCGGACCAAAGGTCGCAGTGGCCTTCCTTATAGGAGCAGGATTCTCTATTCTTTCCGGATTTATCGGAATGAGGGTCTCCGTCAACGCTAATATAAGGACGGCAAGTGCGGCAAGGAACTCACTCAACGATGCATTCAAATGTTCTTTCCGCGGCGGTGCCCTTTCAGGTATAGCTGTTTCTGCATTAAGTCTGGTTGGACTTTTTGCTGTTGTTCTTTTGTTCAATGCTCTTTCAGGTGAGTCGGCAGACGGGTCTTTGACACCTACTTTGCATGCAGTTGTGGGATATGCATTCGGTGCATCATTTGCAGCATTGTTTGCACAGCTCGGCGGAGGCATATACACCAAAGCAGCAGATGTCGGAGCAGATCTTGTTGGTAAGGTCGAAGCAGGCATACCTGAGGACGATCCAAGAAATCCTGCCGTGATAGCAGATCTGGTAGGAGACAATGTTGGAGATTGTGCAGGGCGTGGAGCAGACATATTCGAATCAACGGCAGCTGAAATAATCGGTGCCATGGTAATCGGTACCGCAGTAGTAGCATGCGTAGCTGGACTTTCTAACAACTGGGTCTATCTTCCATTGGTCCTCATGGCCTTCGGATTGATCGCCTCCCTGGTAGGAATTCTCGTAGTAAGGCTACCTGGCGAGGACGCAGATGTTTGCAAGGCACTCAACAAGGGTTACTACCTAACGATCGCACTCGTGATCGTGTTCTTGGTAATCACGACGTATTATCTGTTGCATGGAGAATGTGACAACTGGTACTTCTTCACGATAGCAGGAGTAGTTGGTATCATCCTCGGTCTCGCGATCGTTTACATCACACAGTACTACACTGGTGACCATAAGCCGGTAAAGGATATCGCTCAGGCATCTGAGACCGGACCTGCCACCAATGTCATAGAGGGAATATCTGTCGGACTCGAGTCTACTGTCCTTCCTGTTGTTTGTATTGTGGTCGCCATAATGGTAACATATCTTCTTGGATACTTTGCAGCACCCGATACTGAAAATAAGATGATCTTCGGACTTTATGGAACAGCGGTAGGAACCATTGCGATGCTCGCATCTTCCGCGTTCATACTTGCAGAGGATACCTTCGGCCCCATCACCGACAATGCAGGGGGCATCTCAGAGATGTCAAATCAGCCAGATGAGGTAAGGAAAAGGACCGACAAGCTCGATTCATCTGGAAATACCACAAAGGCCCTTACTAAAGGTTACGCTATGGCATCTGCAGCCCTTGCTGCATTCCTGCTCTTCGCTGCATTCTTCGAGATAGTTGCGGAGATCAAGGGAACCACTTTAAGTGAGGAAATCTTTGTTGTCAACATTGGACAGCCTTTGATATTTGTCGGAGGACTTGTCGGAGCAGTTCTGGTATTCTTCTTCGCATCACTTGCGATCCGTGCGGTCAGTAGGGCTGCCGGTGAGATGATTGAGGAGGTTCGCAGACAGTTCCGTGAGCACCCAGGCATCATGGAAGGAACAGAGGAACCAAGTTATGCGGATTGTGTTGATATCGCTACACGTGGCGCACTCAGAGCAATGGTGCTTCCAGCATTGTTGCCCATTGTGGTTCCAGTTGCGTTCGGTGTCATCTACAGGATCATCTTTGGAAACATAGAAGGTTTCGAGGACTATCCGTATCAGGCGGTCGGAGCGCTTATAATGGTCGGTACGATCGTTGGTATACTCATGGCCAACTTCCTCAACAACGGAGGAGGTGCATGGGACAACGCGAAGAAATATATCGAGAGCGGCACTCATGGAGGAAAGAAATCTCCAGCACATGCAGCAGCCGTGGTCGGAGATACGATCGGAGATCCCTTCAAGGATACAGCCGGTCCTTCGATCCACGTCTTGGTAAAGTTGTTATCGACGATATGTTTGGTAACAGCCGTCCTCTTCGTGGTACCGTAA
- a CDS encoding thymidylate kinase: MTWYVIDGMDGSGKTTTACLLKDILESKDHTVKIITHPEEEHIFGKLSRKCLLKEGGPAKLFTIVFFILNVSGSLIRIKKSRTDDVIFVRYTLSACYLPEKLVPFTYKALTAVLPKPDVLIYKDVDEEIALGRIRKRGNNLEMFENIESLTETRKKMIMVSKDWYIINAKDTPDEVADRLQTIIPK; the protein is encoded by the coding sequence ATGACATGGTATGTAATAGATGGAATGGATGGAAGCGGGAAGACCACTACTGCTTGCCTCCTCAAAGATATTCTCGAATCAAAAGATCATACAGTGAAGATAATAACGCATCCTGAAGAAGAACACATATTCGGAAAATTATCACGTAAGTGTCTTCTTAAAGAGGGCGGACCAGCAAAACTCTTCACCATCGTTTTCTTTATCCTCAACGTATCTGGGTCATTGATAAGAATAAAAAAATCTAGAACAGACGACGTAATATTTGTCAGATACACATTATCTGCATGCTATCTTCCTGAAAAATTGGTACCTTTTACATACAAGGCATTGACCGCTGTGCTTCCAAAACCAGACGTACTGATCTACAAAGATGTCGATGAAGAGATCGCTCTCGGTAGGATAAGAAAAAGAGGAAATAACTTAGAAATGTTTGAAAATATCGAGTCTCTGACAGAGACTAGAAAAAAAATGATCATGGTTTCTAAAGACTGGTACATCATTAATGCAAAGGATACTCCGGATGAGGTCGCAGATCGCCTGCAGACCATCATTCCGAAATGA
- a CDS encoding cobalamin-dependent protein (Presence of a B(12) (cobalamin)-binding domain implies dependence on cobalamin itself, in one of its several forms, or in some unusual lineages, dependence on a cobalamin-like analog.), whose translation MRNKADVMADLVRSVETWNMKLTEDAVNEAIRMNIPPVEIIRDGLGAGMETIGKQFNEAKLFLPQVVAASKAMELAIGILEPHMEAGETSSMGNIIMGSVRGDIHEIGKDVCCAMLRGAGYNVIDIGSDQTTDEFIEKAKKTDAIAIGASALMTTTLVAQKELVECVRNEDLKAKVLIGGAPCSQQWADEIGADGYSANGSEIVALVRKTLKVSKC comes from the coding sequence ATGAGGAATAAGGCAGATGTAATGGCAGATTTGGTCAGGTCAGTTGAAACTTGGAACATGAAATTGACTGAAGATGCAGTCAACGAAGCTATCAGAATGAACATTCCTCCTGTAGAGATAATCAGGGACGGCCTGGGTGCAGGAATGGAAACGATCGGTAAGCAGTTCAATGAGGCTAAGTTATTCCTTCCTCAAGTGGTCGCCGCCTCCAAGGCCATGGAATTGGCCATCGGTATCTTAGAGCCACACATGGAGGCTGGTGAGACATCTTCAATGGGCAACATAATAATGGGGTCCGTCAGGGGAGACATACATGAAATCGGAAAGGATGTCTGCTGTGCCATGCTTCGCGGTGCAGGGTACAATGTCATCGATATCGGTTCTGACCAGACGACCGATGAATTCATTGAGAAAGCAAAGAAGACAGATGCTATCGCGATCGGGGCATCGGCTCTTATGACAACGACATTGGTCGCTCAAAAAGAACTCGTCGAGTGTGTCAGGAATGAGGATCTTAAGGCCAAAGTATTGATCGGCGGTGCGCCTTGCAGTCAACAGTGGGCGGACGAGATCGGAGCAGATGGATATTCGGCCAATGGTTCGGAGATAGTAGCTTTGGTCCGTAAGACATTGAAGGTCAGCAAGTGTTGA
- a CDS encoding deoxyhypusine synthase, whose protein sequence is MAKAKLELIPVEDIKVSKGMTVDDMLKAMGHAGGFTAQKLADATDIAESMIKQKDCLKILSFPACIMATGTRGVIVDMVKNHMVDLIITTCGTLDHDLSRTFANYYKGDFMMDDAMLRDEYEISRLGNVLVPDSCYGLVLEDNLLPMFDEIFKDTTSLTTHEIIDQVGSRLNNEDSLLYQCHKNKIPIVVPGITDGSFGCQLWMYYQFHRKLRIDLFGDEQMLSEMTNEAKNTGAIIIGGGISKHHVIWWNQFRGGLDYCIYLTTAEEYDGSLSGARIREAVSWGKVKEDAKKMTVEGDATITLPLIYAGLANRLL, encoded by the coding sequence ATGGCCAAGGCAAAATTAGAGCTTATACCAGTTGAAGATATCAAAGTAAGCAAAGGAATGACTGTCGACGATATGCTGAAAGCAATGGGGCACGCAGGCGGATTCACAGCCCAAAAACTTGCTGATGCAACAGATATCGCTGAATCGATGATTAAACAAAAGGATTGTTTGAAGATACTTTCATTCCCTGCATGCATTATGGCTACAGGTACTCGCGGCGTGATCGTTGACATGGTGAAAAACCACATGGTCGATCTTATCATCACAACGTGCGGGACTCTCGATCACGACCTGTCTAGAACCTTCGCCAACTATTACAAAGGCGACTTTATGATGGATGACGCAATGCTGAGAGATGAATACGAGATAAGTAGACTTGGAAATGTCCTTGTACCTGATTCTTGTTATGGGTTGGTCCTTGAAGATAACCTTCTGCCGATGTTCGATGAGATATTCAAAGACACTACTTCACTCACGACCCATGAGATCATCGATCAGGTCGGATCAAGACTCAATAACGAAGACAGTCTGCTGTATCAGTGTCACAAGAACAAGATACCAATTGTTGTCCCTGGTATAACCGACGGATCGTTCGGATGCCAATTATGGATGTATTATCAATTCCACAGAAAACTTAGAATCGATCTCTTCGGCGACGAACAAATGCTGAGCGAGATGACCAATGAAGCAAAGAACACCGGAGCGATCATAATCGGTGGTGGCATTTCCAAACATCACGTAATCTGGTGGAATCAATTCCGTGGCGGACTTGATTACTGCATTTACCTAACCACAGCAGAGGAATATGATGGTTCCTTGTCAGGAGCACGCATAAGGGAAGCGGTCTCTTGGGGCAAAGTAAAAGAAGATGCTAAGAAGATGACCGTAGAGGGAGATGCAACAATAACTCTCCCGCTGATATATGCAGGACTGGCCAACAGACTCCTGTAA